The window CTGCCTGGCGCAGTTCTTCCTGCTTTATCAGGGAGTGTATTTCCTGGTCCGAGTTGTAAAGTTCTTTCATCGTTGCTCCTTCAAGGCCGCACGGCTGGATGTAATATGAATGCTGTGTTCAAAAGCTTTAATGATAAGCAGCGGGCATAAGATTGTGTAATCAGGCCGTCTGCGCAGACACAATAATGCAGTGTTAAAACCGGGGATACTGAAATTATCCTGTTTAATATATAAGGACGCTCCAATAAGTAAGCTGGAAACTATAACGAATATGGTTGTAATTGAACAGCAGAATTTCAATGGTGGTGCGAGAAACGTAGAATTTTCTGCCCGCTGGCCCAACTAAAAGGTGGGTTATTCCTTCAAGGCCAATATTTGAACGGTGCCGGTGTCGGCCTGTGATTTTAAGGATTTCGTAAAAATAGGGGTTGGCTGCTAAAGAATGTGGGAATTACAGGGTCTATTTCGACACGAAAATCAGAGTTGCAGGGTACTCCAGCAACTGGCACAGCTGATTTGCATATGAAAAAAAATAAGGGAGGTATTTATTCAGTTTGGTTTGGCCCTGGTAATGATAAGAGCGGGGATCATGAAAACGAATGTGGCCAGCAGCAGGTAGCAGATTTCTTGTATCTCAAGGGCAGTAACATGAAAAACGAAACGGGCCGGGGTGTAGAGAATGAAGATCTGGGTTGCAAGAGAAAACACAACCGCGATCCAGAGCCAGTGGTTACTCAATAGGGGCACCTGATAACTTCTTCGAAGGATGAAAACCAGTATCATTTCAAAGAGCACTATATAGCTGAAGACAACAGTCTGGCCGCGTTGAATATCGGCCACTTCATTGCCACCTCCACCGGTAAGCTGAAAAAGAACAAGACTGATCAAGGCTCCTATGCTACCCAGGCATACAAGAAGGCGTAGCTTTGTCCTGGGAAGAATCCCTTCACCAGGTGGAATAGGAGGTCTCTGCATTATAGCGGTACCGTAGGGGTCTACACTGTAGGCGAGGGCAGGGGCGCCATCGGTAATGAGATTGATCCACAGCAGAAGCAGGGCGGTGAGCGGCAGATTAAAACCAAGCAGCACGGCGAGAAAGATAACCAGCACCTCCATCAGGTTGCCTGAAAGTAACAGCATGATAGACTTCTGGATATTTTCATAAATACCTCTGCCTTCTTCTATGCCAGCTACTATGCTGGTAAAAGAATCGTCGAGCAGCACAAAGTCGGCAGCTTCGTGGGCAACATCGGTGCCGCTGCCGATAGCGATACCAATATCTGCTTTTTTCAGGGCAGGGGCATCATTCACCCCGTCACCAGTCATGGCGACGATATGGCCTTTATCCTGGAGACCACTGACAATCCGCTGTTTATGCTCGGGTACGACCCTGGCAAAAATATTTGTTGTATCGAGTGTTACCGCCAGATCTATGTCGTTCATCGCATCTATCTCAGGACCAGTTACGCATTCTCCCTCGATTCCGGTCTGCCTGGCGATCGCGTTCGCCGTTTCCCTGTGGTCCCCGGTGATCATGATTACCCGAATATGAGCGAGCTTGGCTTTTTCGATGGCGCTGACAACTCCTTCCCTGGGAGGGTCGATCATAGCCTGCAGGCCTATGAAGGTAAGCCCCTCTTCGGCTAAATCATCAAAATCCTCGTTGTCTGAAATCTCGCGATAAGCAAAGGCGATCACCCGCATTGCCTGCGCTCCGAACCGGTGATATGTATCGCTGATATCATTTCTCTCAGTCTCAGAGAGCGGAATTCGTTTCATCGCTGGGGATGAGTCCTGAATGACTGCATGGGTACAACGATTCAACATTTGCTCTGGGGCACCTTTGGAGTAGAGCAGGCTGCGGTTTTCGGACTCAACAGCCACACTCATACATTTTCTTCGTGAATTGAAAGGGCGCTCGGCCAGGCGCTTTCCTTCGAACGTTATGCCCGCTTTATCCGCAGCCCTCAGCAGGGCGAGTTCAGTGGGATTACCACCGGAGTCTGAGCGTAAATTGGCCAGACTGTTGTTACAGGCGACTCCTGCCGTAAAAAGCAAATTGAGCTGTTCGCTTTTTGCGATGGCATGAATACCATCATCCTGATCAAAATCG of the Desulfosediminicola ganghwensis genome contains:
- a CDS encoding cation-translocating P-type ATPase produces the protein MPAYYSASCKEVLKLLKTDSGGLSQAEAEDRLNLFGPNSLKPPPPISAWKILFNQFSNFIIYLLLFAVLFSIIIGEYGDSLVILAILVLNGIIGFFQEYNANRSLEALKRMATIQAAVLRDGKLKHVTAEQLVCGDILHLEHGDKIPADARLLNVVELQLDESPLTGESMPVRKQTAPISGQPGPADQTNMVFSSTSVVEGRGLAVVTACGQETEIGKISTMISEAKEEKTPLQRRLDRFGRNIGMVIIGICLLVFLLLMSRLRIDGEPLTNTIFLQFAFISISLAVAAVPTALPAVVTIALSIGTRRLLKKNMLVRRLTSVETLGSCDVICSDKTGTLTRNQMTVREGWCLGTSVDFDQDDGIHAIAKSEQLNLLFTAGVACNNSLANLRSDSGGNPTELALLRAADKAGITFEGKRLAERPFNSRRKCMSVAVESENRSLLYSKGAPEQMLNRCTHAVIQDSSPAMKRIPLSETERNDISDTYHRFGAQAMRVIAFAYREISDNEDFDDLAEEGLTFIGLQAMIDPPREGVVSAIEKAKLAHIRVIMITGDHRETANAIARQTGIEGECVTGPEIDAMNDIDLAVTLDTTNIFARVVPEHKQRIVSGLQDKGHIVAMTGDGVNDAPALKKADIGIAIGSGTDVAHEAADFVLLDDSFTSIVAGIEEGRGIYENIQKSIMLLLSGNLMEVLVIFLAVLLGFNLPLTALLLLWINLITDGAPALAYSVDPYGTAIMQRPPIPPGEGILPRTKLRLLVCLGSIGALISLVLFQLTGGGGNEVADIQRGQTVVFSYIVLFEMILVFILRRSYQVPLLSNHWLWIAVVFSLATQIFILYTPARFVFHVTALEIQEICYLLLATFVFMIPALIITRAKPN